TACCATCGCTTTTTACTTTGATGGTATAATCCTATTTTAACCGCTCAAAATTCCTTTACAGTTCCACTAAAACTCCATCACTAATTGGATTCTTATTAATTTCAAATCGTCAGTGACTTTGTGTGCAATCCTAACTCAGATGCACAAATGTTTATtcaataaactcttttttttttgtttagaagGGTAACCAATTCTTGTTTATGTGTTTATATTGGTTCATTCTACGAGAAAAAGGATTCCAATTATCATTTACCATAAAATCAAGCTAGAATTTTCGCTATAATTTCTCCAAAGATGGATAACAAACAGAAGAAAACAGGATAGAGACATTCGAAAAGTGCATGTCATGAGCGTAGTGGTGGGTTGGGCCATGATGTTACCAacctttaaaaacaaaaataggtGGATCACACTTATTAAATTGTTCATTAATGTGGGATGTAGATGTCTACGTAaaaatcacaacacaatcattATTTGTTTACATAAATAATGCGAAAATTCTCTTTATCAGATCATTTTCTAAGGGTACTATTTGTATACAGAATCTTCTTcgtattgaaaaataatatgaaaaccaGTGAAATTTGGTTTTGTACTTGTCGGTATTGGCAAAtcaaatttccaaaaaaaaaaattcactcaAATAGTTGTCCAAAGGACGAAACATAATGTCGAATAGTCCTTTTGGTCTCTGACATTATGTGAAGACTTCACTATGCAAAATATTGGAAGCATTATTAGCCAAGAGACAACCAAAATCATGTACAGTATAGCCTCGTGAGTCAAATAATATCAAACAACTTGACAATCTATGGTCCATAGATAATTAAGTTACCTAAGTACGATCATCGTTGTCTCGCCAACTCATAGATTGTTAAGTTAGTTAAGTACGATCACTGTTGTGTCTATATATGGTCCATATATAGTTAAGCTACCTAAGTACCATCACTACTGCGTCTTGATAAGAGCAACCACAACGCTGTATTTATCGAATCCTTAAGCCCAAATCCTTATGGGTTTTcgatttaataataataaatgggCTCGGGTCGAGAAGGATTaatccttatggaagaggtttTCGATACCCAATTCTTATCGACGTGGCAAATGAAGCCGGTATAATCTCGAGTTATTTTGTCGTCAAAAAATCATTCGGTCACGAAAAAAAAAGCTCTGATTCCTTGTAAGGCGATTCCGATCTTCGGCGTAGATCTGCTAAATCAGTGGCTTCCTCCAAGCATCAATGAAATGCGTGCCACTCGGGTTCAGATTCGCGAGCCGGAAATACATCACCAATTGAAGAAtgatttaattgaaaatatttggaacaaatttgaagatgaaaattaataattattgtaattttatatgtttaatcatgtaataaataaaaataaaaaaattatcttattttcccatgttttaaaatttattaattttttattcttaaggatTCCATTCCTGGTAACACCATTGAACATACAAATTTCATTAGAATCCTTAACTCTTAAAAAAAGAATAGTAAAATATACTTAAGGAGAGATGCTCTAAGAGCAAGCACATCAGTGAACCTCTTCTGAAcctcttcttttttattattttaatgtttttatttttctgttttacttaaaaaaaaaaaaattaatatctgGACCAATCGCGGGCCACCATGTATCGTGGGATCCGCGCTATAGTGCTTGAACCGATTCACTGGAAGAGGCAGGTTCATAAGTcacaattataataatattttttttatataggaaTGTGTGTGAACCCATTGAATGATCCCTCAATGGGGATGCTCTAATAGTTTTAAACTTTTACTTAGCGTATCTTTTTTATCTTTGACACAACAAAAGAAACTCATGGTTTGGTCTCCTTCTTTTTGACCTTTTAAAAACCGAAAACAGAAACACAATCTAACATTTCATTTCAATCATTCTTTTCGTTTTTGCTTCTTTCGTTCTCACATCCTCCACAATACAAAAAcagtggagagagagagagagaggacacAGCAATGGAAGGCTCAAGAAAAAGAagtgaaaagaagaaaaaacatcaGCTCGAGAGAGAAAACACCAATACTCAAAAGAACAAGAAGCTACCCAGTGTTTGGTTTTCACTCAAGAAATCTCTCCACTGTAAATCTGATCCCACCGACGTCCACGACCCGAGTTCCAGAAGCAAAGAGACAACCAAGAGATCAACTTACCGGTCCGGTTGTTCAAGATCCATAGCAAATCTCAAAGACGTAATCCACGGAAGCAACCGACACTTAGAAAAGCCGACGACTTGCTCTAGCCCTCGTTCCATCGGAAGCAGCGAGTTTCTCAATCCCATTACTCACGAGGTCATCATCAGCAACTCCACTTCCGAGCTCAAGATCACCGCCGCCGCCGGCGACAAGGACTCCCCCGCCGGAGCAAGGGAGTTCGTGGGGACTCTGAGACCGGGAACGCCGGTGCATTACTCCTCTTCACACATAAACCAAGCGTCGAGAAAGGCCTCGTCGGAGAGAGACAGAGGAGGAGCAGCGTTTAAACAGAGCAGAAGAGACTCCGCCGTTGTCAACGGAGACGATTCCTCTGTTTCTTGCCATAAATGCGGCGAGAAGTTTAGCAATCTCGAAGCTGCAGAAGCTCACCATCTCACCAAACACGCCGGTAATAACAAAGTTTCGTACTTTAAGTCGTAAAgtttctaactttttttttttatcaataaagtTTCTCAACTTTCAacccaaaattttcattttcgcAGTGACAGAGCTCGTGGAAGGAGATTCTTCAAGAAAGATAGTGGAGATGATATGCAGAACAAGCTGGTTAAAGACAGAGAACCAATGCGGGAGAATCGACCGGATTCTAAAAGTGCACAACATGCAAAAGACTCTAGCGAGATTCGAGGAGTACAGAGACACCGTCAAGAACAGAGCGAGCAAGCTACAGAAGAAGCACCCGAGATGTATCGCCGACGGAAACGAGCTCCTCAGGTTCCACGGAACCACCGTCTCGTGCGTTCTAGGGGTAAACGGGTGCACGAGTCTTTGCTCGTCGGAGAAGTGCTGCGTTTGCCGGATTATAAGAAACGGGTTCTCGGTGAAACGGGAGATGAATAACGGGATAGGGGTTTTCACGGCGTCGACTAGCGGGAGGGCGTTTGAGTCGATTGCGATGGACGGTGGTGATGGGACGACGGAGAGGAAGGCGTTGATCGTGTGTCGGGTGATCGCAGGGAGGGTTCATAGGCCGGTGGAGAATGTGGAGGAGATGGGCGGGTTGAATGGGTTTGATTCTTTGGCGGGTAAAGTTGGTTTGTATACTAACGTTGAGGAGCTTTATTTGCTTAACTCTCGAGCTTTGCTTCCTTGTTTTGTGGTTATCTG
The Brassica napus cultivar Da-Ae chromosome A1, Da-Ae, whole genome shotgun sequence DNA segment above includes these coding regions:
- the LOC106445758 gene encoding uncharacterized protein LOC106445758 codes for the protein MEGSRKRSEKKKKHQLERENTNTQKNKKLPSVWFSLKKSLHCKSDPTDVHDPSSRSKETTKRSTYRSGCSRSIANLKDVIHGSNRHLEKPTTCSSPRSIGSSEFLNPITHEVIISNSTSELKITAAAGDKDSPAGAREFVGTLRPGTPVHYSSSHINQASRKASSERDRGGAAFKQSRRDSAVVNGDDSSVSCHKCGEKFSNLEAAEAHHLTKHAVTELVEGDSSRKIVEMICRTSWLKTENQCGRIDRILKVHNMQKTLARFEEYRDTVKNRASKLQKKHPRCIADGNELLRFHGTTVSCVLGVNGCTSLCSSEKCCVCRIIRNGFSVKREMNNGIGVFTASTSGRAFESIAMDGGDGTTERKALIVCRVIAGRVHRPVENVEEMGGLNGFDSLAGKVGLYTNVEELYLLNSRALLPCFVVICKP